DNA from Halanaerobiales bacterium:
CTCCCATATACTTTTAAAATCACCTATGGTTGTTTCTCCACCATGCCCTGGATAAACTATTACCTCATCATCTAATTTTAATAATTTATTTATAGATTTTACTAATTTTTCCTTATCTGAACTTGAAAAATCAAATCTTCCTACACCTGTTTTAAAAATTGTATCTCCAGAAAAAAGAACTTTTTCATTTTCATTATATAATGCTATTCCACCTGGACTGTGACCTGGAGTATGAATTACTTTGAATTCATATTTACCTAATTTAATCATATCTCCATTTTCTAAAAAAAGATCAGCCTCAGGACTAACAACCTCATTACCCAGTAATTCAGAAAGATTTTTGGCAGGATTATTTAAAAAACCTTTTTCAGATTTATGAATAGCAATTTTTAAATTATATTCTTTTTTTAAAAATTCATTTCCACCGATATGGTCAAAATGAGTATGTGTGTTTATTATTTTATTTGGTTCTAATTTAAAATCCTCAATTATTTTAATAATATCTTTATTTTTAGTTCCAGGATCAACTATTGCTATTTTACCATCTTTATCTCCTACAAGATAAGTATTTACTGAATTCATCCCAGATACAATTTTTTTAATAAACAATATTTAACCTCCTATTTTTCATCAGTATCCAGCCAAAGAGTAACAGGACCATCATTTACTAATTCAACATCCATCATAGCTTTAAATTCACCAGTTTCAATATTTAGCTCACTATTATCCATCTCATTCACAAAAAGATTATATAGTTTTTCAGCTTTTTCAGGAGAAGCAGCTTCAAAAAAGCTTGGACGTCTACCCTGACTACAATCACCATATAAAGTAAATTGAGAAACTACTAAAATTTCTTTTTTTAAATTTAAAGCAGATAGATTCATTTTCTCATCTTCATCTTCAAAAATACGTAGATTTATTATTTTATCTACTAAATAATTTATATCTTCTTTATTATCATCTTTTCCTATACCTAAAAATACTAATAATCCTTCATTAATACTTCCTTTTTCGTTATTTTTTACTGTAACTTTTGCTTTTTTTACCCTCTGTACAAGA
Protein-coding regions in this window:
- a CDS encoding MBL fold metallo-hydrolase, coding for MFIKKIVSGMNSVNTYLVGDKDGKIAIVDPGTKNKDIIKIIEDFKLEPNKIINTHTHFDHIGGNEFLKKEYNLKIAIHKSEKGFLNNPAKNLSELLGNEVVSPEADLFLENGDMIKLGKYEFKVIHTPGHSPGGIALYNENEKVLFSGDTIFKTGVGRFDFSSSDKEKLVKSINKLLKLDDEVIVYPGHGGETTIGDFKSIWEKMKI
- the dtd gene encoding D-aminoacyl-tRNA deacylase — its product is MRALVQRVKKAKVTVKNNEKGSINEGLLVFLGIGKDDNKEDINYLVDKIINLRIFEDEDEKMNLSALNLKKEILVVSQFTLYGDCSQGRRPSFFEAASPEKAEKLYNLFVNEMDNSELNIETGEFKAMMDVELVNDGPVTLWLDTDEK